The genomic region GCTGGTCCAGCCAGAACCGGGCCAGCGGGGCGTTGCGCGCGGCGAGCGCGGCGCGTACCGCCGGGTCGTCGGCCAGCCGCGCGACCTGCCCGCCCGCGCCGGCGGGCGCCGCCGGGCCGAGACCCAGCGCGGCCAGCACACCGGCCGCCTTGGCGTGCGTCTCGGCCACCTCGCCGGCAGCCGTCGAGTGTCGGACCAGTGTCGCGCCGACCGGCACCCGCAGCTGGCCGGTGGGTGAGATCTCGGCGGTCCGGATCAGGATCGGGGCGTCCAGGGTCTGCCGGCCCGCCTCGTCGTGGCCGAGCAGGGCCAGCACCCCCGCGTAGTAGCCCCGGCCGCGCCCCTCGTGCCGGGCGATCACACGGCAGGCGTTCTCCATGGGGCTGCCCGTGACGGTCGGCGCGAACATCGTCTCGCGCAGCACCTCCCGCACGTCGCGGGTGCCCCGCCCGGCGAGCAGGTACTCGGTGTGCGCCAGGTGCGACATCTCCTTGAGGTACGGGCCGATCACCTGGCCGCCGTGCTCTGCGACGGTGGCCATCATCTTCAGCTCCTCGTCGAGCACCATGTACAGCTCCTCGACCTCCTTGGGATCGGCGAGGAACCGCAACAGCGCGGCGGTGTCCGGTGCCTCGCCGGAGGATCGGAAGGTGCCGCTGATCGGGTTCATCATGACGAGGCCGTCGTCGACGCTCACGTGCCGCTCCGGGCTCGCGCCGACCAGGATCCGGGTGCCGGTGTGCACCACGAACGTCCAGTACGCGCCACGCTCGGCGACCAGCAGCCGGCGCAGCGCGGCGAGCGCGGCAAGCAGCGGCGCACCCTGCACGGTGGCGTTCAGGACGCGGTGGATGACGAAGTTGGCACCCTCGCCCCGGCCGATCTCCTCGGCGAGCACCCGCTGCACGATCCGGGCGTACTCCTCGTCGGTGACGTCGAACGCGGCACCCTCAGTACGGACCGGTTGGTCGGGCAGCGCGGCCAGAGCCTCGGCCAGGGGGATCCGCCGGTGCTCGCGGACCTGGAGACACTCCAGCGGCGCGCCGTCGTCGACGCAGGCGAAGCCGCGCTCGGCGATCTGCCGGTACGGCACCACGGCGAGCGTCCGCGCTCCAGGCGTGCCGGGCGGCAGAGGGATGTCCGCCAGCCGTTCGACGGTGTCGACGGGGCCGGTGAACAGCTCAAGCTCGTCGGCGCCCTCGCGGCGCACCAGCGCGAAAGGGCCGGGGTCGACACCGTCGGCGACGGCGGCGAGCAGATCGGTCAGGTGGGTCATCGGAGTCTCCGTAGGCCGGGCGCCGCCAGCGGGGGCGGCCATCCGGGCCGGGAGATCCGGCGGCCGCCTCGATGGCGGCCGCGTGAGTGAAGCTACGCGCGGGGGGTGGCCGCCAGGTTGGCGGGCCACCAGCAGGTCAGGTGCGCGAGCATGCGACCACCCTACGCGTCCGTGCTCGGGTCCGGAACCTGTTCAGGTGTACGGGTGTGCTGGGCGTGACCGCCGTTGCTGTCCGGCCGGCACCGGGTAACTTGACCGGCGATGAACATTCTCGCGCTCGACCTGGGCACATCCTCGGTACGCGGGCTGGTGCTGAGCGGTGACGCCCAGCCAATGCCCGGCGTGCTGGCCCGACGGAAGGTCAACCTCGCCAGCGGCGACGACGGCACCGGCACGCTGTCCGGGCCCGACTACCGCACGCTGCTCGTCGAGTGCCTGGACGAGTTGGCCGAGTCGGGACAGCTGCGGGACATCGGCCTGGTGGCGATCTCCGCGCAGTGGCACTCGGTGCTCCCGCTGGGCCGCGACGGCGCTCCGCTCGGTCCGGTGGTGACCTGGCTGGACACCCGGCCCACGGCGGCCAAGGGCGCTGCGGGCCCGGTCGACCCGGACGACTTCCACCAGCGCACCGGCTGCTGGTGGCACCGTTCCTACTGGTCGATGCGCCTGCCCTGGCTGCGTGCGCAGTCCGGTACCTCGATCGCCCGGTTCGTCGGCCTGCCCGAGTACGTCCTGGGTGAGCTGCTGGAGGCGGCGCCCATGTCGATCTCCCAGGCGTCCGGCACCGGCCTGCTGGACCTGGGCAGCCTGCGCTGGGACGAGGAGGCGCTGGTGCTGGCCGGGGCACGTCCCGGTGAGCTGCCGCCGCTGTGGGAGTTGAACTGGCACGGTCGGCTCCGGTCCGACTGGGCGCGACGCTGGCCCCAGTTGGCCGAGGCGCGCTGGGCGCCGCCGGTCGGCGACGGTGGGGCGTCCAACGTGGGGTCGGGCTGCGTCGACCCGAGCCGGGCCGCGATCACTGTCGGCACCTCCGCCGCCGTACGCCTGATGCAGCGGATCCCGGCCGGCGAGCCGATGCCCCGGCTGCCCGAACGGCTCTGGCGTTACCGGGTCGACCACGAGCATGTGGTGACCGGGGCGGCGTACTCCAGTGGCGGCAACCTGTTCGCCTGGGCTCAGCGGGAGTTGCGGTTGCCTGCCGGCGACGAGCTGGACGCGGCGTTGGCGCTGGTGCCGCCCGGCGGTGGCCAGCCGGCGGATCCCCGATTCGGCGGTGACCGGGCGCCCGGGGTCGCGCCGGCGGGCACTGGCGAGTTGCGTGGGCTGAGCTTCGGCACGACGGCCGTGGACATCCTGGCCGGCCTCATGCAGGGTCTCTGTGGGCTCGTCGCCGACGACCTCGCGGTGTTGGAGTCCACCATCGACAGTCCTGTCGATGTGGTGCTGGGCGGTGGCGCGGTGGCCGCCTCGGTGTGGTGGCGTCAGGCGTTCGCCTCCACGCTCGCGCCGCGACCGGTGTCGCACCAACGCAACCCGGAGGTCGGTGCCACAGGTGCCGCGCTGGTGGCGATGGGCCGCTGTTGCGACGCGACCGAGCTCGCCGACATCGGCCGGACGGATGAGCTGGTTCCACCGACGACGACAGGTCGGCCGCACCCGCAGTATCCTTCCTGAACTTTCGGTCTGACCGGACCGTTGACAGGGCTTCCGGGCCTGGTTGGATGGACTGCGCTCCCCGGGTCGCGGTGGACGCGGCAGGACGGAGGATGCAGGGTGGCGGCAGGTCCCGATCCGACGAGCGGTTCGGTGTCGAACCATCGTCGGCGTCGCTTCGACGTCCGGGTCGTTCCGCACCGGCGCCGCTCGCCGTTCCGGCTGCGCGACTGGCGGATGAGCACCAAGCTGGCCACCGTCCTGGTGGTGCCGTCGGTGGCATTCCTGGTGCTGGCCAGCGTGCAGACCAGCGCTCTCGTCGGGCGGACGACCGAGCTTAACGACTTCGCCCGGCAGGTCGGCATCGGCAGGCAGATCACCGCCGTGGTGCACCACCTCCAGCAGGAGCGCGACCGGTCGGCAGGTGAGCTCGGCGAACTGCGCCGGGGTGGTGACCGGCAGGCCGCGGCCAGCGACCTGAGGCCGTTGCAGTCGGCCACCGACCGGGCCATCGACGACCTGCGTCGGGCCGCGAAACCGCTCGCCAACGCCGACGCATCCTGGCGGGTCGCCTACTCCGATGCGTTGGAGGCGTACGACAAGGTGGTCGACATCCGGGCGGCTGTCCCGCCGGCGGTGCTGAGCAACGACACCATCCTGAGCAACTACCACCGGGCCATCGACGCGCTGCTCGATCTGCTCGACGAGCCGACGCCGGGTCAGGAACGACCGGCGTTGAGCGACGCGGTGCTGCGCTACGTCCAGCTGGCCCGGGTCAAGGAGCTGTCCTCCCGGATCCGCGCCCAGCTCTACGCCGCCTCCCGCGCCGGCCGGTACGGCACCGACGACCGGGTCCTGCTCTCCGACCTGCGCGCTCAGCAGCTCACCGCGCTGGGGGCGTTCCGGGTGGCCGCCACCATCGACCAGATCCGCCGGTACGACGCGGCTTCGGTGAACCCGATGTTCCAGGTCGCCACCCAGTTGGAGGAACGCAGCCTGCCCACTGGTGACGCGACGCCGGAGGTGCTGCCCTCGGAGCAGTGGTGGTCGGCGAGCCAGCAGCGTCAGGAGTTGCTGCGTCAGCTCGAAGCGGGGGTGCTCGACGACGCTGTGCGGCAGGCCGACGACGTCAGCTCCAGCCAGCTGCGGGACACCCTGCTTGTCGTCGGTGGGATCGTCACGGTGCTGCTGGCAGCCCTGCTCATCTCGCTGCTCGTCGGCCGGTCGGTTGCCCGGTCGATGCGCCTGTTGCGCAGTCAGGCGCTGCGGATCGCGCAGATCGAGCTGCCGGACGCGCTGGACCGGCTACGTACGGTGAACAGCGGGGTGACCGACATCGACGTCGCGCCGCCGGTGGTGCGCTCGCTCGACGAGATCGGCGAGCTGGCCGAGGCGTTCGTCGCGGTGCACCGCAGCGCGGTCAGCGTCGCCGTCGAGCAGGCGCGGATGCGCCGCAACGTCAACAGCATGTTCGTCAACCTGGCCCGACGCAGCCAGGTGCTTGTGGAGCGCCAACTGGAGCTGCTTGACGATCTGGAGCGCGAGGAGAGCGACCCGGACCAGTTGGAGAACCTGTTCAAGCTCGACCACCTGGCCGCCCGGATGCGCCGCAACGACGAGAGCCTGTTGGTGCTGGCGGGCTCGGAATCCACCCGCCGGCGGAACCGCCCGGTCGGTCTCGGCAGCGTGCTGCTTGCCGCGGCCGCCGAGATCGAGCAGTACCAGCGGGTCCGCCTGGAACCGGCGGGCGACGTCAACGTGGTCGGGCACGCGGTGGGCGAGTTGGTGCACATGCTGGCCGAGTTGCTGGAGAACGCTACGGCGTTCTCCCGCCCGGACACGGCGGTCGTGGTGACCGCCCGGGTCGAGGCGTCGGCCGTGCAGATCGACATCGCCGACAACGGCCTCGGCATGACCCAGGCCGCGCTCGCCGAGGCGAACGCGGTGCTGGCGAGCCCGCCGGCTGCGAACGTCGCGGCGGTCGAGCGGATGGGCCTGTTCGTGGTCAGCCACCTGGCCGCCCGGCTGGGCGTACTCGTGCGGCTCGACGGTGGGCAGAGCGGCGGCCTGGTCGCCCGGCTGGTGCTGCCCGCCTCTCTGCTGGCTCCGGCGGGCACTGTGGAGCTGGATCCGCCGATGCCGGCCCGGATGCTGGCGGCTGGCGCGGCGCGCGGCATTGGAGCGCAGCGGATGGCCAGGGCTTCCCGAGTGGCCGCGCCGGCCGCCGCGCCGATGGAGTTGCCGTTCGCCGGTCGTCCGCCGGCGGCTGCGCCGCAGCAGGCTCGCCCGGTGCCGGTGCGCGCCGAGGATGTGCTGGCCGCGCCGGCCGCTGCGTCCGACGGCAGCGGCTGGTGGTCCCGTGAGGGACCGGCCGGCCCGGCGGTCACCGGTCCGGCCGTGCCGCCCGCGACGCCGGTGACCGCGGGAACGAACGAGCGGGGCCTGCCGGTACGGGTGCCGATGGCGCAGCTTTCCGCGGTCACCCGCCCGGCGCAGCCGGGCTCGACGCCGACACGTGTCGATCTGGACCCGGCGGCGGTGGGGGGCATGCTTTCCCGGCTCTACAGCGGGGTACGGCGTGCGGAGGCCGAGGACACCACCGAGATACCCGTGTCATCCTCGTGGGGGCACGACGAAGGGGGACGACGACAGTGACGACGTTGAGCCAGGAGGCACGGGATCTGAGCTGGCTGGTGAGCGCGTTCGCGGAGCGGGTGCCCGGTGTGGCGCACGCGGTGGTGGTCTCCTCGGACGGGCTGCTGGTCGCGATCTCCGATCACCTGCCGCGGGACCACGCCGACAAGCTCGCCGCGGTGACCTCGGGGTTGATGAGCATCACGGCCGGCGCGGCGCAGATGTTCGACGGTGACATCGTCAAGCAGACGGTGGTCGAGATGGGCCGGGGCTACTTCCTGGTGATGCAGGTGCGTGACGGCTCGATCCTGGCCACGCTGGCCGCTGGTGACGCGGACATCGGCGTGGTGGGTTACGAGATGGCGCGGCTCGCGAAGCAGGCGGGGGAGATGCTCACCCCTGCGCTGCGGGCGGAGTTGCAGCAGGCGTTGCCTCGCTGAGTGGTCCGGGCGTGACCCGGACGGTCACCGGCTCACCGGAGCCGAGCCGTCCGGGCCCGGCTGTCCGGGCGCCCCGTTCAGAAACCGCCCTCGGCGATCACGGAGCGGTACCAGTGGGCGCTGCGCTTGAGCACGCGTCGCTGGGTCGCGTAGTCCACATAGACCAGACCCCAGCGCTGGTCGTAGCCCTCGGCCCACTCGAAGTTGTCGAGCAGTGACCAGACGTGGAAGCTCTCCAGCGGCACTCCGGCGGCGATGGCGCGGTGCGCGGCGGCGAGGTGGTCGCGCAGGAAGGTGATCCGGCCGGCGTCGTCGACGGTGCCGTCGGTACCCAGGGTGTCGGGGGTGGGCAGGCCGTTCTCGGTGACCGTGAGCGGGATCGGACCGTAGTCGCGGGTGACCCGGGTCAGGATGTCGTACATCCCGTCGGGGTAGATCTGCTGCCATTCGGCCTCGGAGGTCGGCCAGCGCTGCTCGCTGCGGCCGTCGGCGGTGACGTAGATCGGCGTGTAGTACTGCACGGCGAGCAGGTCGACCGGCGAGGAGATCACCGCCAGGTCGCCGTCGCGGATGCCGCGGACCATCCGGCTGCGCGAGCCCAGGTCGGCGAGCACGTCCTGCGGGTAGCTGCCCTTGAGCAGGGAGTCGAGGTAGAGGCGGTTCTCGTAGCCGTCGTAGAGCTGGGCGGCGGCGGTCGCCTCGGGCGAGTCGTCGGCGGGGTAGCAGGGGTGCAGGTTGAGCGCGGGGCCGATCCGGCTGGTGCTGTTGGCGGCGCGTAGCGCGCGGACCGCGAGACCGTGGGCGAGTTGCAGGTGGTGGGCGACGAGGTAGGCGGCGTCCGGGTCCTGCCGGCCGGGTGCGTGGTGGCCGATGAGGTAGCCGTTCTGCACGACGGTCTTGGGTTCGTTGATGGTGAGCCAGACGGACACCCGGTCGCCGAGGGCGGAGAAGACGGAGTCGGCGTAGTCGGCGAAGCGGTGGGCGGTGTCGCGGGACTCCCAGCCGTCGGCGTCCTGCAACGCCTGCGGCAGGTCCCAGTGGAAGAGGGTCGCCATCGGCTCGATGCCACGCTCGTGCAGGCCGTCGATCAGCCGGCGGTAGAAGTCCAGTCCGCGCTGGTTGGGCGCGCCGGTGCCGTCGGGCTGGATGCGCGGCCAGGAGATGGAGAAGCGGTAGCTGCGCAGCCCGAGGTCGCGCATCAGGTCGAGGTCTTCGGCGTACCGGTGGTAGTGGTCGGCGGCCACATCGCCGGTGTCGCCGTTTCGGGTGCGCCCGGGGACGCGGCTGAACGTGTCCCAGACCGATTCGCCGCGGCCGTCCTCTTTGGTGGCGCCCTCGATCTGGTACGCGGAGGTGGCGGCACCCCAGCCGAAGTCGCTGGGGAAGCGCAGCGGGCCGGTGGGCCCGGTGGGTATCGACATGGATTCTCCTCGTGGGTACGGGGCCACCGCCGAGATTCGGGAGCGCTCCCAGGATAGGTCAGGAGCGCCCCGCCCAGTCAGCCGGCCGCTTGGCGGCTCGGGCTACCAGGTCGAGGCGGGTGGGGGCCCCGGACAGCGAACGAGGCCGACCGGGCGGCGCGTCGCGCCTGTCCGTCGGCCTCTTTTCCCATCGTGTACGGGGGTTTAGTGTGTGGGGACGGGGGAGGGCAACCCCCGTCCCCACTGTAACTGCACACGCACGGGCGGAATTTGGGTCCTGCCGTGCGTGTCGCGCGGGAGCCGGGCCACGCGAGTGGCTCTGGTTCCACCTCCCTCCCAGTGATGGGACGATGGCTGACGGCGGCGTCCGGGCTGGCCCGCCGTCAGCCTTCGGGCTGGTTCCCCGAAGTCGTCGCGAGGACAACCTCGGTGATCTTCTAGTTGGAACCTTTGTCGATGGAAGCGCTCCCATCGACCGATGTTGCGACTGTAACGCCCGTCACGCCTTTGTGAAAGACCCAAAACGAGATCGAAACAAGTGTCTGATTCAGGCTCCTGTGCGCTTGTCGTGGGAGCGCTTCCATGGCACACTGTCGATTCAACGCGACAGAGCCAGATCGCGTGGCGTGGGTCCGCCGAGGGCAGCCGGCAGCATCATCGCCGGTCGCGGCACCCGATCGCAGCCGACGGGACCCCCTCCCGCGCGGGCCGCACCGCCGCACCCCCGGCCGGGCCCGGGGCGACCACCATTCCGGCGCCTCGAATCCCCCGCACACCACCACACCTGCGGGCAGGCGCCTCGCCGGGTCCGTCCCGGCCTGGTCCGAGGAGACACCGCGCACATGAGACAACTGGCACGACGCCGCCGAGTGGCGATCCTCGCCGCCGCCGCGCTCGCCGTCGGCGGGGTGACCCTGCCGGCCGGCGCTGCGCAGGCCGCACCGGCCTGCGACGTGGTCTACGCGACCAACGACTGGAACACCGGCTTCACCGCCAACGTCACCATCAAGAACCTGGGCGACCCGGTCAGCAACTGGACGCTCAAGTGGACCTTCCCGAACAGTGGCCAGCGGGTCACCCAGGGGTGGTCGGCGAGGTTCAGCCAGTCCGGCAGCGAGGTCACCGCGACGAACGAGTCGTACAACGGCAATCTCGGCACCGGGGCCTCCACCACCATCGGATTCAACGGCTCCCACACGGGCAGCAACCCGAAGCCGACCTCGTTCACCCTCAACGGCACCCCGTGCAACGGCACCCCGGCCAACCAGCCGCCGACGGTCTCCCTCGACCTGCCGGCCGGGCCGTTCACCGCGCCGGCCGACGTGCCGCTGACCGCCACCGCGAGCGACCCGGACGGCACGATCAGCAAGGTCGAGTTCTACCGCAACGGCCTGCTGATCAACACCGACACCACCGCGCCGTACGCGTACACGCAGGAGGACCTGCCGGCCGGCAGCTACACCGTCCAGGCCAAGGCGTACGACAACGCCAACGGCATCGGTGTCGCCGAGAAGGCGTTCACCGTCGGCGCCGCCACCGGCCCGACGCTTGTCGCCACCCCGTCCGCGGTGAGCGTCAACGAGGGCGGCAGCAGCACCTTCAACCTCAAGCTCAGCGCCGCGCCGACGGCGAACGTGCCGGTCACTCTCACCCGCACGGGCGACACCGACATCACTGTCACGCCGGCCACCGTCACGCTGACGCCGGCCAACTGGAACACCGGGGTCACCATCACGGTCGCCGCGGCGGAGGACACCGACACCGTCGGCGGTAGCGCCACCATCACCGCCGCCGCCGCCACCGGCATCGCCTCGCTGGCGGTCGCCGCCACCGAGATCGACAACGACACACCGGGCGGCGACAACGCCTACATCAAGAAGTTCCTCGAGCAGTACGGCAAGATCAAGAACTCGGGCTACTTCAGCCCCGAGGGCGTGCCGTACCACTCGGTGGAGACGCTGATCGTCGAGGCGCCCGACCACGGGCACGAGACCACCTCGGAGGCGTTCAGCTTCTGGCTCTGGCTTGAGGCCTACTACGGCCAGGTCACCCAGAACTGGGCACCGTTCAACAACGCCTGGACGGTGATGGAGAAGTACATCATCCCCTCGCACGCCGACCAGCCGACCGCGGGCTCCGCGGGCACCCCGCAGTACGCCGCGGAATACAACCTGCCCAGCCAGTACCCCTCGGCGTTGAACCCGAACGTCGCCGTCGGACAGGACCCGCTGCGCTCGGAGCTGCAGTCCACCTACGGCACCGGCGACATCTACGGCATGCACTGGCTGCTGGACGTCGACAACACCTACGGCTTCGGCCACTGCGGCGACGGCACCACCAAGCCGGCCTACATCAACACCTTCCAGCGGGGCACCCAGGAGTCGGTGTGGGAGACCATCCCGCAGCCGTCCTGCGACACCTTCAAGCACGGCGGCCAGTACGGCTACCTCGACCTGTTCGTCAAGGACAGCGGCGCTCCCGCCAAGCAGTGGAAGTACACGAACGCCCCGGACGCCGACGCCCGCGCAGTGCAGGCCGCGTACTGGGCGCTGACCTGGTCCAAGGCGCAGGGTAAGCAGGCCGACGTCGCGGCCACCGTGGCCAAGGCCGCCAAGATGGGCGACTACCTGCGGTACGCGATGTTCGACAAGTACTTCAAGAAGATCGGCAACTGCGTCGGTGCCAGCACCTGCCCCGCGGGCAGCGGCAAGGACTCGGCGCACTACCTGCTCTCCTGGTACTACGCCTGGGGTGGCGCGTACGACGCCAGCCAGAACTGGTCCTGGCGGATCGGCTCCAGCCACAACCACTTCGGCTACCAGAACCCGTTCGCGGCCTGGGCGCTGACCAACACCCCGGAGCTCAAGCCGCAGTCGTCGACGGCTGTCGCCGACTGGACCAAGAGCTTCGAGCGGCAGCTGGAGTTCTACACCTGGCTCCAGTCCGCCGAGGGCGGCATCGCCGGTGGCGCCACCAACAGCTGGGACGGTAGCTACGCCCAGCCGCCGGCCGGCACCAGCACCTTCTACGGCATGTTCTACGACGTCGACCCGGTCTACAACGACCCGCCGTCCAACCAGTGGTTCGGCATGCAGGCCTGGTCGATGCAGCGGATCGCCGAGCTGTACCTCCAGACCGGCAACGCGAAGGCCAAGGCCCTGCTGGACAAGTGGGTGCCCTGGGCGATCGCCAACACCACTGTCGGCACCAACTGGTCGATCCCGTCGGACATGAAGTGGACCGGCCAGCCGACCACCTGGAACCCGAGCAACCCACAGCCCAACACCAACCTGCACGTCGAGGTCACCGTCAAGGGCCAGGACGTCGGCGTCGCCGCCGCCTACGCCCGGACCCTCATCGCGTACGCGGCCAAGTCCGGCAACGTGGCGGCCAAGGACACCGCCAAGGGGCTGCTCGACGCCCTCTCCGCAGCCGCTGACGCCAAGGGTGTCTCCACCACCGAGAAGCGTGGCGACTACCGGCGCTTCGACGACACCTACGACGCGTCCAGCGGGCAGGGCCTCTACGTCCCGCCGGGCTGGACCGGGAAGATGCCAAACGGCGACGCCATCGCCGCCGGCAAGAGCTTCATCGACATCCGGTCCTTCTACAAGAACGACCCGGACTGGCCCAAGGTCCAGGCGTACCTGGACGGCGGTCCGGAGCCCAGCTTCAACTACCACCGTTTCTGGGCGCAGGCCGACGTGGCCATGGCGTACGCCGACTACGGGACGCTGTTCCCGAACGGCTGACAACGACCCGGGGTGGGCGAGCGTGCCCCCGCCCACCTCGGGGTTCGGCCGGGTTCGGGGGAACTGAGGGACCCGGCCGGCGGAACGGCCTGACACCCACGGTCAGGCCGGGGTGGGCCGGTCATCCGGCCAACGCAGCGGGTCGACCGGCCCACCCCACCGCCCGGAGTGGAGACAGTCGCGAAAAAGCCCAGAAATTCGGGCTCTCGTGGGATCACGCCGACGAGTACGACGGAGTAACGTACCTGATCGGAGAGGCCGCTCCCCCCGTGGCGGCCTCTCCACTTTTCTGCCCGATGAGCGCTGCCGCCCGCCGACTTTCAGCCCGGCCCCGGCGCTTGCCCTGGCTCCGGTTCGTGCGCAGGGGTGCCGCTCGGCGCGTCGGGTGCCTCGGTGGCGGCGTCGGGCGGGACCGGATGCCGCAGACCGGGGTGCCCGGCCGGCAAGGACCGACGCAGCACCACCCAGCTCACCGCCAGCGCCGCCGCCACCAGCGGCCAGGTCAACGCGACGCGGGCCACCACGAGCGCGAGCACCTGCCCGCCCAGGTACAGCGGAACGAACACCGCCACCCGCAGCACATAGGTGGCCGTCCACACCCAACTGGCGCGGCCGTACCCGCGCAGCAGCGCCGGGTCGCGCCGCCACCGGCCACGCTGACCCAGCGCCGTGCCGACCACCACCCCGAGCAGCGGCCAGCGCACCACGATGCTCACCGCCCAGGCCAGCGCGCTCGCCGCGTTCGACAGCAACTGGATCAGAAAGAAGTTCTCGGCCCGGCCGGTCCGGACCGCGACGAGCGCCGCGACGCAGACCGCGAGCAGGCCGATCAGCACCGAACGTGGCCGGTCACCCCGCCGCAGCCGTACGCCCGCCACCGCCGCGCCGACGACAAGCGCCGCGCCGACCCCTGCCCACAGCGACTCGCCGCCGATCAGCCAGCCCGCCGCGAACGCCACCGGAGGAAGCGTGGCGTCGATGGCCCCGCGCCGGCCGCCCAGCAGGTCCGCCAACGACTCGCCGCGCACCTGCCCACCGGGCTCCGCCGCCTCCCGCCGCTCGGAGGCGGGCCTGACCTGGCCGGACTTCCGCTCCGGTGTGCCGTCCACAGCAACCTCCTCCACCCTGGTTCAACCTAACCGTCGACAGGCGGTGGGCCACCAACCGGCCGGTCCGCGACGGCCGCTACGGTGTGCGGATGCGCGCGACGGCAAGGGGTTGGACCGCGGTCTGGTTGGTCGTACTGGCCCTCGTTCAGGCGGCCGCCTTCCTCGCCGTCTGGCGGGTGGCCGTACACACCGGGATCGGCCAGTGGGTCGACACGGTCGCCCTTACCGGCAACCAGATCGGTCAGGATCGCATCGACGGTCCGGTGGACCGGCTCCTCAACGCGATGTCGGTGGTGTCCCTGCTGGCCGCCACCGCGATGATCGGCTTCATCGCGCTCATCCGGGGCCGCATCGCCCTTGCCGTCACCGCCACCCTGCTCATCGCCGGCGCGAACGTCACCACCCAACTGCTCAAGTACGGGCTGGCCCGCCCGGACTACGGCATCGACCCGGAGCGCGCCGGGGTCGGCAACAGCCTCCCCAGTGGGCACACCGCAGTGGCCGCCTCGGTGGCCCTCGCGCTGATGCTCGTCCTGCCCCGCA from Micromonospora profundi harbors:
- a CDS encoding phosphatase PAP2 family protein, translating into MRMRATARGWTAVWLVVLALVQAAAFLAVWRVAVHTGIGQWVDTVALTGNQIGQDRIDGPVDRLLNAMSVVSLLAATAMIGFIALIRGRIALAVTATLLIAGANVTTQLLKYGLARPDYGIDPERAGVGNSLPSGHTAVAASVALALMLVLPRKVRAAGAFIGATYAAAAGVATLSAGWHRPSDAVAAYLVVGVWAALAGLVLLVTQREQAEVAPGDAHRVASAVLGVAGVLALIVCGLALAWLVGLRDTWPTELSRRPLFVAYAGSAAGIAGTMAVVMALVLTVVHRLVPRVKG
- a CDS encoding DUF3159 domain-containing protein, which gives rise to MRGESLADLLGGRRGAIDATLPPVAFAAGWLIGGESLWAGVGAALVVGAAVAGVRLRRGDRPRSVLIGLLAVCVAALVAVRTGRAENFFLIQLLSNAASALAWAVSIVVRWPLLGVVVGTALGQRGRWRRDPALLRGYGRASWVWTATYVLRVAVFVPLYLGGQVLALVVARVALTWPLVAAALAVSWVVLRRSLPAGHPGLRHPVPPDAATEAPDAPSGTPAHEPEPGQAPGPG
- a CDS encoding glycoside hydrolase family 48 protein, translated to MRQLARRRRVAILAAAALAVGGVTLPAGAAQAAPACDVVYATNDWNTGFTANVTIKNLGDPVSNWTLKWTFPNSGQRVTQGWSARFSQSGSEVTATNESYNGNLGTGASTTIGFNGSHTGSNPKPTSFTLNGTPCNGTPANQPPTVSLDLPAGPFTAPADVPLTATASDPDGTISKVEFYRNGLLINTDTTAPYAYTQEDLPAGSYTVQAKAYDNANGIGVAEKAFTVGAATGPTLVATPSAVSVNEGGSSTFNLKLSAAPTANVPVTLTRTGDTDITVTPATVTLTPANWNTGVTITVAAAEDTDTVGGSATITAAAATGIASLAVAATEIDNDTPGGDNAYIKKFLEQYGKIKNSGYFSPEGVPYHSVETLIVEAPDHGHETTSEAFSFWLWLEAYYGQVTQNWAPFNNAWTVMEKYIIPSHADQPTAGSAGTPQYAAEYNLPSQYPSALNPNVAVGQDPLRSELQSTYGTGDIYGMHWLLDVDNTYGFGHCGDGTTKPAYINTFQRGTQESVWETIPQPSCDTFKHGGQYGYLDLFVKDSGAPAKQWKYTNAPDADARAVQAAYWALTWSKAQGKQADVAATVAKAAKMGDYLRYAMFDKYFKKIGNCVGASTCPAGSGKDSAHYLLSWYYAWGGAYDASQNWSWRIGSSHNHFGYQNPFAAWALTNTPELKPQSSTAVADWTKSFERQLEFYTWLQSAEGGIAGGATNSWDGSYAQPPAGTSTFYGMFYDVDPVYNDPPSNQWFGMQAWSMQRIAELYLQTGNAKAKALLDKWVPWAIANTTVGTNWSIPSDMKWTGQPTTWNPSNPQPNTNLHVEVTVKGQDVGVAAAYARTLIAYAAKSGNVAAKDTAKGLLDALSAAADAKGVSTTEKRGDYRRFDDTYDASSGQGLYVPPGWTGKMPNGDAIAAGKSFIDIRSFYKNDPDWPKVQAYLDGGPEPSFNYHRFWAQADVAMAYADYGTLFPNG